AGGTCTCCTTCAGACAACTTCATCTGCTTCTCCACCACCATCAGCGTCTAGACTCTACGTTTCCTGTCCCTATCCACCATCACTGGTAGGGACTCATCACTGTGAAACCATTGCTCTTCAGTGTCTGCCCGTCAAAGTCTATCTAACATGTTTGTGAAATGTCCACACTCAATATCTGTACTGTCAGGTGttgttaaaacaaaatgcagcaacatatgtgttttgtttgtcaaacTCTCCCTGTTATGTCGAGAAGAACAATATTTTTGACTGAAATATGACAGAAGGAACAAATCTGTAGCTCTGTAATTCCTTGGACCTAGGTCTGTGCTACATTAGCCTTGTGGCATGCAATGGctcacttcagttttttttttttttttttttttttgatgtggcAGTATTTGGGTGTGCAGTTGGGTTTTTCTCTGACAGTTGATAGTGAGTGTTTGATTACTGTTCAGTCACATAAAAGGAAAAGGCATGAGTTCAGCTTCAACACCTCTATAAAACAGCAGCATATTTCCTAAGAAAGACAGATGAACCCAAGGCTGCAACTGAGTTTCAAGAGCACACAGGTTACATCGCTCTAACCCATCTGGAGAATATGACTATGTGAAAGTAACATTTGATGATCTGTCTCCTGGTGCAGTGAAGGTGCCTGTATCATAGTGATTATGTTGTCAAACTTAATGCCATTaagagcttcttttttttgaatatCATGCACCCATGAATTCGTTAAGAGAAGAACTGGTGGGATATATCCATTTTATTTACAGGTGCACAGCTGATTGTTTTGATcgacacatatatatatcacatttGAACAATTACAGTATCTTCTACTGTAGACATCTTTGGGTTTTGTACATTTCCAAGACACATAAGTGCTTATGGCTATACACTAAGTCATACTTGCTGCAGTTgacagtattattattacagcCATACATGTACATCTGTAGAATGTAAGATTGCTTCCCTTTGTGTGTTTAGAGAACCTGTGCTTTGGTTCCTCAAGGAAAAGATCTCGAGTTCCATGTGCCCTGGGAAGCCTGACAGTCCGTTCCAGAACAGCTAACGTCAACAATACATAGTGGACTTCGTCACAAGATTTGCTTTCAGGACAGACATCGACAATTCTTGGATCTGCCTAGAACTGACATGGATGAACCACGGTATATCTACCTTACACTAACAGTAgttctctgatctgatctgaattTTCTTTGACCACTGCTGACAGAACAGTTAGACACATTCGCCAAAGCACATTACAATATCCCTCTACAGACAAGATAGAAGGAACAAAATCAAAAGTCTTCCTGTGCAATATCATTAAATTCTTGGATTTCCTGCATGCGTATTGGGACAGCTTGCATGCATCGTTTTCGGACTTTCCTTTGCCTTATTGATAAGGTGAGAGAGAAAGTTGGATAAAAGTATACAAGAAGGTCAATGGTATCCAGAATTGTTCTGATCCACTGAGGTTTCTGTAAGATATCATTCGTCAAGTGTCCCAAATATCATTAACATCTTCCCGATGAAAGAGACACTGCACTCGGGCCAAGGGGAAGGAGGATCAGAGAATCACAAAAGAATGAGTTCAACATAAAATCGGTCATATTTGGTCCGTTTTACAAACAATAATTgtccaacacattttatgagTAAGCTTtacgtttttttgttcttacaCGGTAGCGTGGCTCGTTCCTAGCTGCTGATCTTGGTCAGCATCTTGTTGATGGCCTGTTTGACATGGGTGGTTGAGCTGCGGCGTCTGGCCTTGCCCTGGACGGCTTTGCGGCGTCTCACCTCTCGGCAGAGCTCGTGGAAAGCCTCGGCCACGGCGCCACCCTCATCGGCACAGGCTGAACATTCGTAGAAGGCACATGCCATTTCCGCGGCCAGGCGCTCTCCTTCCTCTGTCCCGACCTGCCGGACGTGGTCCAGGTCAGACTTGTTGCCCACCAGAACCAGGGGGACATTCTTTggcttcttcacctcctctaGGAGACTTCGGAGCGGCGCCACCTCCTCGAAGCTTCCCCGGTCAGTGATGTCGTACACAATGACAAATCCGTCACCCCAACGCATGTGACCCTCTTTCTGCTGGATGTCCTCCTGAGATGAAGGCAAGAAATATGgtaatttaaatattcatcaatGAATAGTTTGACACTCCTTTTGAAGAGGAGATTGATACCACTGGCAAGTTCTTATACCAGCTGGTTGAAAAGCTAGTCTTGCTTTGTATACAATTGAATGGACTAAAATGCTACTCTTCGTATGTTAAGACAATGTTAAAGGGGTTTATGTGCCAACTATTCCTTGTCTATGGGCTTTGAACAAAGCTATGCCACCTGTCCATTGTTCACAGCTTTTACACCAAACTAACTGCCTTTTGGCTGTATTTACCAGCTTGTGTAAGTCCTTGGGCTTATGCAAGCTCTCCCTCATGGTCAGAAGCAGGCAATGCCCCTTTTACACTTAAGTAAATTATCAAATTACCATCTTCGAGTACCTCCATTCATTCTCACATCCACTTCAACTATTCTTCAGATACAACTGCTGTCACTAAGAGCTTTATTATAGCTGTCATGTAGCATGCATCAGCTATTCCGTCAGCACCAGCTATATCTTCTATTTGTATCACGATCAGATTCAACGTGTATGCTGTAGACAGATCTGTGTAGCTATGACAGATAAATGGTTACcgctgctctctcctctctctttttctgtctctactcAGCCTGCCTCAAgtagatgggtccctccatatgcgTGCCACCCTGCCTTTATGCATGCTCTGGGGGTTCCACATTAGGTTAGGTATTGTAAAGTATGTCGTGTCGTGTTGTATCGGGATGTtttcgtgtcgtgtcgtgtcgtgtcgtgtcgtatcgtatcgtatcgtatcgtatcgtatcgtatcgtatcgtatcgtatcgtatcgtatcgtatcgcatcACATCTTGTAGTGTTGCATCGTTATTGTATCGTACCGTACCGTACCATATCGTATCATAACATATCGTGTAGTGTCGAACACACATTTTTGGACATAAACGTGTCAGCATTTTCAGTCTCTGCATACATaattttgtataaaaatgtgaaacacatttaaatttgcacatgtaaaacatgtaaaaaaaaaaaaaaaaaaggatttctgttcagtcccagaCTTTCTCCCTGCGCTCTCCCACACCTTCTTAGGTCTAAATTAAATCTATGGCCGTCTAAGGAATGCATGCAGTCAAGCGTGCAAGCATGTGCTCCTAATTTGATCACGTCAAGGCAGAAACAGTCTGTTCAGTTGTAACAGGACCCGACTGGTCGTGTGGCAGACTTGAAATCATAACTTGACTAAGGGAAGGCTTAGGCTGGATTCACATCACGTAGGTATCCTAAGATGATGACAGATGAGAAAGCTTGACGTTTGTGTACCTGACCGACATTTGAACCTGGAATTTATGAGCAATCAGGAAGACTTCACCCCACCTAAAATCTCTGCAGTTAGCACAATGCTTTGATACAATCAGGAGAGGCCTGACATCTACTGCAGCCACGTCTGGAAACATTCAGACCTCATCCTAATGTCAGCTGAAAATAGACTACAATGTAATGAGAGAGAGATGACTTGGCTGAGGTGTCGCTGGGGAAATCAGCCGCCAGCAGAACACCTACGCAGTACTGCAGCACATTTATCTCCAGGCCTAGGACTTACGCAAGCTCTCCCTCATGGTCAGAACCTGGCAACGCTCCTGTTAGACTGCAGGAAATTACCGTCTTTATGTGCCATTCATTCTCGTATCCACTTCAACAATTCTTCGAATATCTCCACGAAAGGCAGCAGTGGGAGGATGACAATGCGGACAGTTTTTTTAGCATCAGGAACAAGTGCAGATAcacaaaattactttttttttgtgaattaaaatgttttcttctctaAACCGCATAATGCAAAAAGACTTGGGAGGAATAATATCAGGATAGTCTTCTGTTCTTGAagttcttttccttcctctgctaCAAATTGCCATTACAAATTTATCTCTTCTATTTACCTCTCTATTGTGTAACCTTCCCTCTCACCCAGCACCTCCCCCCACGCCCACCCCAACTtccaagcggttacagaaaatgaatgaataaataagttgGCAAACTaaggagtttttatttatctttcaaaACTGTTGCATAATACTCAATTCAATCGTATTACAGCTAAGGTTCTGTTTTATGAGTTTTTCTGCATCCGCCTAAACCTTTTTGACCACTCAGAGTCTCCGTACATGCAAGTGTTAAACGTCACCATCGTGCAAAACAGCCTCCGTTAAGCTGTGTACCCACTGGCAGCCACCATTTAGGAAAAAAACGGATTGTTGAAATTTGGCTTCTTTTTAACTTGCGGTTCCGGTATATCAAACTTGAAACGCTAACTCCTTTATCAGCAggtgaaatgtttctttttctactttgaAACAAGCGAGAGAACTATGGAATCATCATAACTCAGACTCATTGTGTAAAGGATTACTGTTTTTATGGGACGACTGATGATGGATGTGAGTTGCATCATGGCCTCACCTGCCCCGCAGTGTCCAGAATCTCCATGGTGACGACCTCATCATCAATATTGGCTTGGTGGCGATATGTTGACTCTGTAAGGCACAAATTACAAAGAGATACTTCttacatttaacaaattcagtGCAGTGTGAGTCATCATTTGTAGAACTTATTTTAATGTGTTACTGAAGCACACAATTACAATGAAAGATGGCAGATGAAAAGTGCAGTTCTTTTGAATATTACACATAAAACTGATCATTACTGCGTGCGTAAGACTTTTTTCTATTATACCACTGCTTCCTGTCTAATCCTCTTTAATATTGAAAATATGCTCTGGGCACAGCATATAAATGACTCATGTAATTGCTTCAGTATATCTTCTGCACCGTAAAACTGACTGGCCAGTAAATTGCATTTGTGGACCTTCGTCCTATGCCCATCTCTGAAATAAGAAGGAGCCGTCTTTCAGGTCAAAGAAAGAAGACACGCTGGTTTCTGCATGTCCGTCTCAGTCAGACACCACTGACTGCAAAAGGAAATCACGTTTTCATTTCTCCCGACTCTTCTTCCGTTAAATCATTATCCCACATTTTGGAGCCAGGTGCTTTTCCTCTAGCATGTCCAAGACCCTCCTGGTTGCAGGGCTGATGACTGCGATGACCTGAAACAATCTGTGCTTCACCTCTGCTTTGAAAAACAAGATAAGGGCTTCTTATTCCTGCCACGAGAAGACAGGTGTGAACTGTGAACTTTCATTCCACCACCAGAAGACAGCGCATGAGTTATCTGCCTGAATTGCCCCCTTGTAAAATAATCCCATCTGTGTAAAGACCTCACAGTGAGCTCTGGACACCCTGAATCCCTCTGCTGGGTTTTGCAATCCTCTTTACCAGAGAGTTTGATCTGGCTCCTTCTTAATGACTTTTTTATGAATTCAATCTGACTATTACGTTCAGACGATGACTGATGTCCCACCTGCTCTGCTACTTCTCCTTGACACATGGTTCTtttgaaaagggaaaatatttgaaatgttttgttttattccagcACAAGAAGTCAATTAATATTTCCTttgtaata
This portion of the Mugil cephalus isolate CIBA_MC_2020 chromosome 22, CIBA_Mcephalus_1.1, whole genome shotgun sequence genome encodes:
- the rerg gene encoding ras-related and estrogen-regulated growth inhibitor; translation: MAKSPEVKLAVFGRAGVGKSALVVRFLTRRFIWEYDPTLESTYRHQANIDDEVVTMEILDTAGQEDIQQKEGHMRWGDGFVIVYDITDRGSFEEVAPLRSLLEEVKKPKNVPLVLVGNKSDLDHVRQVGTEEGERLAAEMACAFYECSACADEGGAVAEAFHELCREVRRRKAVQGKARRRSSTTHVKQAINKMLTKISS